A genomic stretch from Mya arenaria isolate MELC-2E11 chromosome 10, ASM2691426v1 includes:
- the LOC128206773 gene encoding receptor-type tyrosine-protein phosphatase alpha-like, with protein MVNPNYKFPPKKEIKTQTQEKQSGEKRKLPGRQPAKSVTSAMLEIDANDACGRDFVNTVDDNEGAYYNDANDIYTDKVPVESLARCVYGKTDREFEEEFQKFPNGLTKPYHASHLKGNVSKNRYRGIYPYDDSRVRIKGGDSDYINASFIDGYNMKRAYIATLGPMSKQLGDFGIFWQMVWQQKVETIAMVTNLIEDGKDKCDQYWPNPGVSKTYGDITVSCYTENKYTEFTKRVFSVSKVKRKEKRMLHHLHFTCWPDRDVPDDVTAIIEFRQAVLNSPTQFNGPLLVHCSAGVGRTGTYIALDILTKEGEAKGAIDIPGCVVNMRQNRPNMIQTLIQYKYLYTALVHSLTLSCKPIKAEGFQQYLTRTRDSELVHLYEKINLTVETMSNEEMIAVERHKAETKANRPHADIPGDKNRPRLYLNLKPGASDYINAVYIDSFTVKDRYLVCQTPLKETVSDFVTLVIQEQCSCVVSFESEMEKHRNVGLYYPADNQELVIGDITVRSHKVEGKDYYQKRTLTITHVTANGHSDVRTIPNLQFTDWDKKHNVPRSTQNVLAFIEDVDAAAKASRHDGPIFVHCLDGASKSGLFCVVSLLLQRVAVNQEVSVVNVVRKVRTRRKLAIPNKEQFYFCHECVLGYINTRESTTYYNTCGGLVRGQN; from the exons ATGGTGAATCCAAACTACAAATTTCCCcctaaaaaagaaataaagacaCAAACACAAGAAAAGCAATCAGGCGAAAAGAGAAAGCTACCAGGAAGACAACCTGCAAAATCCGTGACAAGCGCTATGCTGGAAATAG atGCAAATGATGCTTGTGGGCGTGATTTCGTTAACACAGTTGATGATAATGAGGGAGCATATTACAACGATGCAAATGACATATATACAGACAAGGTGCCGGTTGAGTCGTTGGCGCGATGTGTATACGGAAAGACAGATAGAGAATTCGAGGAAGAATTCCAG AAATTTCCAAACGGCCTCACGAAACCGTACCATGCCTCGCATCTAAAAGGAAACGTCTCCAAGAACAGATACCGGGGAATATATCCAT ATGACGATTCAAGAGTGCGGATCAAAGGAGGAGACTCGGATTACATCAATGCCAGTTTTATCGAT GGCTACAACATGAAACGCGCGTACATTGCTACACTGG GGCCTATGTCGAAACAGCTTGGAGATTTTGGTATATTCTGGCAAATGGTTTGGCAACAAAAGGTCGAAACGATTGCCATGGTTACCAATCTGATTGAGGACGGG AAAGATAAATGTGATCAGTACTGGCCCAACCCTGGTGTCAGTAAGACGTATGGCGATATCACGGTGTCGTGCTACACGGAAAACAAATATACAGAGTTTACAAAGAGAGTGTTTTCAGTATCTAAGGTCAAG CGGAAAGAAAAAAGAATGCTGCACCACCTACACTTTACCTGTTGGCCCGATAGAGATGTCCCCGATGATGTCACCGCTATAATTGAATTCAGACAGGCGGTGTTGAACTCGCCGACACAGTTCAATGGTCCACTGCTTGTCCATTGCAG TGCTGGAGTGGGAAGAACAGGGACATACATTGCACTTGATATTTTGACCAAAGAAGGAGAGGCCAAAGGAGCTATTGACATTCCTGGATGCGTCGTCAACATGCGGCAAAACAGGCCTAACATGATCCAGACACTG atTCAGTACAAATACCTTTACACAGCTCTAGTTCATTCATTGACTCTCAGCTGTAAGCCAATCAAAGCAGAAGGCTTCCAGCAATACCTGACCCGTACGAGAGATTCCGAATTGGTGCACCTTTATGAG aaaattaaCTTGACTGTTGAAACAATGTCAAATGAGGAAATGATAGCAGTAGAAAGACACAAGGCAGAGACTAAAGCGAATAGACCCCATGCAGACATCCCAG GAGATAAGAACAGGCCACGATTATATCTCAACCTAAAGCCTGGCGCATCTGATTACATCAATGCTGTTTACATCGAC AGTTTCACTGTGAAGGACCGTTACCTTGTTTGCCAAACTCCCTTGAAAGAAACTGTGTCGGATTTTGTCACGCTCGTGATTCAAGAACAATGTTCATGTGTCGTCAGCTTTGAAAGTGAAATGGAAAAACATAGG aacGTGGGATTGTACTACCCAGCTGACAATCAGGAACTTGTAATTGGTGATATTACAGTCAGAAGTCACAAAGTAGAAGGCAAGGATTACTACCAGAAAAGAACGTTGACAATTACACACGTCACTGCGAACGGG CATTCAGATGTGCGCACAATACCCAATCTACAATTTACAGACTGGGATAAGAAGCACAACGTTCCAAGATCTACCCAGAATGTCCTGGCCTTCATTGAAGATGTTGATGCGGCGGCGAAGGCATCACGACATGATGGACCGATATTCGTCCATTGCTT AGACGGCGCAAGCAAGAGTGGTCTATTCTGTGTGGTATCACTCCTTCTACAGAGAGTTGCTGTGAACCAGGAAGTGAGCGTAGTGAATGTTGTGAGAAAAGTAAGAACAAGGAGGAAGCTTGCTATTCCGAACAAG GAACAGTTTTACTTCTGCCACGAGTGCGTGCTTGGATATATCAACACACGTGAGAGCACCACTTATTATAACACTTGTGGTGGACTTGTACGAGGTCAAAACTAG